One window of the Synechococcus sp. CC9311 genome contains the following:
- a CDS encoding diacylglycerol kinase family protein, with protein MKSLLTPEDGAPVSEEISQLSTKRAHRAAKRGAWRIAGDLPSSFRYAAQGLGYGFLSQRNFRIHVCTGALVLGMGIWLQLPAIQLAILVLTVAGVLVLELLNTAIEAVVDLAIGRRFHPLARIAKDCAAAAVLVSAISSMLIALLLLLPPLILRLGL; from the coding sequence ATGAAGTCACTGCTGACCCCTGAAGACGGAGCACCGGTGTCGGAGGAGATCAGCCAGCTCAGCACCAAGCGTGCTCATCGTGCCGCCAAACGGGGTGCCTGGAGGATCGCGGGGGATCTGCCCTCCAGCTTCCGCTACGCGGCCCAAGGCCTTGGCTACGGCTTCTTGAGCCAGAGGAACTTCCGTATCCACGTTTGTACGGGAGCGTTGGTCTTAGGGATGGGGATTTGGCTCCAGCTTCCCGCCATCCAGCTGGCGATTTTGGTTCTCACGGTAGCTGGCGTGTTGGTGCTGGAACTGCTTAATACGGCTATCGAGGCGGTGGTGGACTTGGCGATCGGCCGCCGGTTTCATCCCCTCGCCAGAATTGCCAAGGATTGTGCAGCAGCCGCTGTTCTCGTCTCTGCGATCAGCTCCATGCTGATTGCGCTCCTTCTTCTCCTACCACCCCTAATTCTGCGCCTGGGCCTCTAA
- a CDS encoding asparaginase: MLLLATGGTIAGRGVTSTSLSSYTAGAMSGSELLQELPQLQEAAQIQVEQLVNLDSADLQFQHWKRLATRIREAFAESCELAGVVITHGTNTLEETAWLLELLIDDPRPVVLVGAMRPATALSADGPLNLFQAVQVAASPQACGHGVLVVMDGQIHGARAVTKVATQGVGAFQSPDLGPLGWVDDSGVHLPVASGFRSVPFATLALPDQWPEVAILYGCVNPSLALVSSLFQAGVKGMVWTGTGAGQLSAGEREAIKTWPGVLPLMLRANRCGRGPVHPCALQDELGLLPAGTLNPQKARILLLLALIAGMERAELSALLVTMSMNVG, from the coding sequence TTGCTCCTGCTTGCCACGGGTGGCACGATCGCCGGCCGTGGTGTCACCAGCACCTCTCTCAGCTCCTACACCGCGGGGGCGATGTCTGGATCGGAGCTCCTTCAGGAGCTGCCGCAGCTGCAAGAAGCGGCCCAGATTCAGGTGGAACAACTGGTCAATTTGGATAGTGCTGATTTGCAGTTTCAGCATTGGAAGCGTCTGGCGACGCGAATCCGTGAGGCTTTTGCCGAGTCCTGCGAGTTGGCGGGAGTCGTGATCACCCACGGCACCAACACCTTGGAAGAAACCGCCTGGTTGTTGGAGTTACTCATTGATGATCCGCGGCCAGTGGTGTTGGTGGGAGCGATGCGTCCGGCCACAGCCCTCAGTGCTGATGGTCCGCTGAATCTTTTTCAAGCCGTGCAAGTGGCAGCTAGCCCTCAGGCCTGCGGGCATGGGGTGCTTGTCGTGATGGATGGCCAGATCCATGGAGCCAGGGCTGTCACCAAAGTGGCAACACAAGGTGTAGGTGCGTTTCAAAGTCCAGATTTGGGCCCCCTGGGTTGGGTGGATGACAGCGGAGTGCACCTGCCGGTGGCATCCGGGTTCCGATCCGTTCCTTTCGCCACGCTTGCATTGCCAGACCAGTGGCCCGAAGTGGCCATCCTTTACGGCTGTGTGAATCCTTCGTTGGCTTTGGTTTCGTCCCTCTTTCAGGCAGGCGTGAAGGGGATGGTCTGGACTGGCACCGGGGCCGGCCAGTTATCTGCAGGGGAACGTGAGGCCATCAAAACCTGGCCTGGTGTGTTGCCCCTGATGTTGCGCGCGAATCGTTGCGGTAGGGGTCCTGTCCATCCCTGTGCGCTTCAGGATGAGCTTGGCTTGTTGCCGGCAGGAACCCTCAACCCTCAGAAGGCGAGGATTCTTCTCCTCTTGGCCTTGATTGCTGGGATGGAACGAGCCGAACTGTCAGCGCTGTTGGTGACGATGTCGATGAATGTGGGGTGA
- a CDS encoding MBL fold metallo-hydrolase, with amino-acid sequence MSVHERVQSLCRIVLSGSALVAIGTGAPVRAAGVTVTNYGHSALLIRGGGQSVMVNPFRAVGCAKGLAEPRVNATVILASSELPDEGARIGGGTYLAKPGSYRVGGLRIEGFAAPHDRVGGRRFGQATVWRWQQAGLNFAHLGGTAAKLSGEDKVLLGRPDVLIIGVGGGGKVYNGEEAAEVVRALNPRRVIPVQYVNGEAPSGCDQGGVQPFLDAMSGMKVRNVGPNLNLPGNLGDNTVIEVMR; translated from the coding sequence ATGTCGGTCCACGAACGCGTTCAGAGTCTTTGCCGCATTGTTTTGAGTGGTTCGGCACTCGTGGCGATCGGAACTGGTGCTCCAGTTCGGGCCGCAGGGGTCACCGTGACCAATTACGGCCACAGCGCCTTACTCATCCGCGGAGGTGGCCAATCCGTGATGGTGAATCCGTTTCGAGCCGTGGGCTGCGCCAAAGGACTGGCTGAGCCACGCGTGAACGCAACGGTGATTCTTGCTAGTTCGGAATTACCAGATGAAGGGGCCCGCATCGGTGGCGGTACCTATTTGGCCAAACCAGGCTCTTATCGCGTCGGAGGCCTCAGAATCGAAGGGTTCGCCGCTCCCCATGACCGAGTGGGGGGCCGTCGTTTTGGCCAAGCCACTGTCTGGCGCTGGCAACAGGCAGGTCTCAACTTTGCCCATCTCGGAGGCACCGCCGCCAAACTCAGCGGTGAGGACAAAGTGCTTCTCGGTCGCCCCGACGTCTTAATCATCGGCGTCGGCGGTGGCGGCAAGGTCTACAACGGAGAGGAGGCTGCCGAAGTCGTGCGCGCACTCAATCCCCGCAGGGTGATTCCTGTTCAATACGTGAATGGCGAGGCTCCCTCCGGATGTGACCAGGGAGGAGTCCAACCTTTCCTGGATGCGATGTCCGGTATGAAGGTGCGCAACGTGGGGCCAAACCTCAACCTGCCTGGAAACCTCGGTGACAACACCGTGATCGAAGTCATGCGTTGA
- a CDS encoding aminodeoxychorismate/anthranilate synthase component II, protein MLLVIDNYDSFTFNLVQYLGELASQFPVASDLRVERNDALSLEEIRDLNPSAILLSPGPGDPDQAGVCLEVLRQLSPTIPTLGVCLGHQSLAQAYGGRVVRASELMHGKTSPVQHGGEGVFAGLPQPLTATRYHSLIAERDTLPNCLEVTAWLDDGTIMGLRHRDYPQLQGVQFHPESVLTEAGHQLLANFLRQAEQP, encoded by the coding sequence ATGCTCCTGGTCATCGATAACTACGACAGTTTCACGTTCAACCTCGTGCAATACCTGGGGGAACTTGCCAGCCAGTTCCCGGTTGCGTCCGACTTACGCGTGGAGCGAAACGACGCCCTGAGTCTTGAGGAGATTCGCGACCTCAACCCATCAGCCATATTGCTTTCACCTGGTCCAGGAGATCCAGATCAAGCCGGCGTTTGCCTCGAGGTCTTACGCCAACTTTCACCCACCATCCCAACCCTTGGTGTGTGCCTCGGGCATCAATCGCTCGCGCAGGCCTATGGCGGTCGCGTTGTGAGAGCCAGCGAACTGATGCATGGGAAAACATCTCCTGTTCAGCATGGCGGGGAAGGCGTCTTCGCCGGGCTTCCCCAACCGCTTACCGCAACCCGTTACCACAGCTTGATTGCTGAACGAGACACCCTTCCGAACTGCCTTGAAGTCACTGCCTGGCTGGACGACGGAACGATCATGGGGCTGCGCCATCGCGACTACCCCCAACTACAGGGAGTGCAGTTCCATCCTGAGAGTGTGCTCACAGAAGCTGGGCACCAGCTGCTGGCCAACTTCCTGCGTCAAGCAGAACAGCCGTGA
- the ybeY gene encoding rRNA maturation RNase YbeY: MITIDLAFSPASADLIDAADDEGTRSRLQEAGDWECELSAWIEALRQDHGNHCPEVVRTCDSLSLGISLLDDASIAELNLHWRQKPTPTDVLSFAALESEMPMVAGQELELGDIVVSVPTARRQALEQKHGLERELRWLVSHGLLHLLSWDHPDEDALAAMLQKQEHLLGMGSNVRS, translated from the coding sequence ATGATCACGATCGACCTGGCCTTCAGCCCTGCATCCGCTGACCTCATCGATGCAGCGGATGACGAAGGCACGCGCTCCAGGCTGCAAGAAGCCGGCGACTGGGAGTGTGAATTAAGCGCTTGGATTGAAGCCCTTCGTCAGGACCACGGCAATCACTGTCCCGAAGTCGTGAGGACCTGCGACTCGCTCAGTCTGGGTATCTCGCTGCTCGATGACGCCAGCATCGCCGAACTCAATCTCCACTGGCGCCAGAAACCCACTCCAACAGATGTGCTCTCCTTTGCTGCTCTTGAGAGTGAGATGCCGATGGTTGCAGGCCAGGAGCTTGAGCTAGGAGACATCGTCGTGTCGGTGCCCACCGCCCGTCGTCAAGCTCTGGAACAGAAGCATGGCCTGGAGCGGGAACTGCGCTGGTTGGTCAGTCACGGGCTTCTGCACTTACTGAGCTGGGATCATCCCGATGAAGACGCCCTCGCTGCGATGCTGCAAAAACAGGAGCACCTACTTGGCATGGGCAGTAACGTTCGTTCCTAA
- a CDS encoding DUF3285 domain-containing protein, with translation MTQAPENDSAPSTAQSDEKGAPPPSFVKLAMRNMVRKGGQSLFHFGLTAAGFIGFILVVAWLGRPTLPQ, from the coding sequence ATGACTCAGGCTCCCGAAAACGACAGCGCCCCCTCCACCGCCCAAAGCGACGAGAAGGGAGCACCACCGCCGAGTTTCGTGAAATTGGCCATGCGCAACATGGTGCGCAAAGGCGGGCAGAGCCTGTTCCATTTCGGCCTGACCGCTGCAGGCTTTATTGGTTTCATTCTTGTTGTGGCCTGGTTGGGGCGACCAACACTCCCGCAATGA
- a CDS encoding histidinol-phosphate transaminase, which produces MGFAVNGHPQRKAPRARPEVEQLKAYSAPLEGRRNLLRLDFNENTMGPSPRVAEAIRAYPADQIAIYPEYDGLREALIANLESSPAGLACALTPAHVGVFNGVDAAIHAVIHAYGAAGDTLLTTSPTFGYYAPCAGMQGMAIEAVPHEMPGFAFPMEAIRAALLRTPRILMLCNPNNPTGTRLPADQVLDLAAAAPETLVVVDELYEAFTGDSVLPSIDFRAVPNLLVLRSLAKTAGLAGLRIGFALGHPDVVDRVGRVTGPYDVNSLAVTAAMAALNDQPYTDAYVEEVLRARNWIVSQLTRRRAVCHVAGGNYLLLWPNRSSEIVEAELRAAGILVRSMAGKPQIDRSLRISIGTTEQMQRFWQAYQAIDSEL; this is translated from the coding sequence GTGGGATTTGCTGTGAACGGACACCCTCAACGCAAAGCACCCCGCGCCCGGCCTGAGGTTGAGCAGCTCAAGGCCTACAGCGCCCCTCTCGAAGGGCGACGCAACTTGTTGCGGCTCGACTTCAACGAAAACACGATGGGTCCCAGCCCCAGGGTCGCGGAGGCGATTCGCGCCTACCCGGCCGATCAAATCGCGATTTATCCCGAGTACGACGGCCTTCGCGAAGCCCTGATTGCCAATCTTGAGTCTTCCCCGGCAGGCTTGGCCTGTGCGTTGACGCCTGCGCACGTTGGGGTGTTCAACGGGGTGGATGCTGCGATCCATGCCGTGATTCATGCCTATGGCGCGGCCGGCGACACGCTGCTGACCACCAGTCCCACCTTTGGGTACTACGCCCCCTGCGCGGGCATGCAGGGGATGGCGATTGAAGCTGTGCCCCACGAGATGCCCGGGTTTGCGTTCCCGATGGAGGCGATACGAGCGGCCTTGTTGCGGACACCGCGCATCTTGATGTTGTGCAATCCCAACAACCCCACAGGAACGCGTTTGCCGGCGGATCAAGTGTTGGATCTGGCCGCCGCGGCGCCTGAAACGCTTGTGGTGGTGGACGAGTTGTATGAGGCCTTCACGGGAGACAGCGTCTTGCCGTCAATTGATTTTCGTGCGGTTCCCAACCTGCTCGTGCTCCGGTCATTGGCGAAAACCGCTGGTCTTGCCGGCTTGCGGATCGGGTTTGCCCTTGGCCATCCCGATGTCGTCGACAGAGTAGGCAGGGTCACGGGCCCCTATGACGTCAATAGTTTGGCCGTCACGGCGGCGATGGCGGCCTTAAACGATCAGCCCTATACCGACGCTTATGTTGAGGAAGTGTTACGGGCGCGTAACTGGATCGTATCTCAACTGACGCGTCGGCGTGCCGTCTGCCATGTAGCCGGTGGTAATTATCTGTTGCTTTGGCCTAATCGTTCGTCTGAAATCGTTGAAGCCGAGCTGCGGGCGGCAGGGATTTTGGTGAGATCGATGGCGGGGAAGCCCCAGATCGATCGTTCGCTGCGCATCAGCATTGGTACCACTGAGCAGATGCAGCGCTTTTGGCAGGCTTATCAAGCGATTGATTCAGAGCTTTGA